A window of Benincasa hispida cultivar B227 chromosome 9, ASM972705v1, whole genome shotgun sequence genomic DNA:
tctttttttgtatttaCAATTAAGAATCGTATTCTCTCCTTGTATTCTTttcacaatttattttatatttgtttatctctttattttaattttttatccaCTCGTGTattcttctttctccttctccGTCTTCTTCCTCCCTCTCTCTGCAACAAAGTGTCAACGCCTACAAAAGTCACTGCCCTCGAAGCTTCCCCCTCTTCTTCCTCCATAGCCCCCTTTCTCTTTTTCCCCCTTTTCTCTTTTTGCTCCTACCCCTCGTTtgcttccttcttctttttccctttcccccATTTATAAACCCTTCAGAGTTCAGATACTCCCACTTACTCAGTCCCTCTCAACTTCTTCTCCATTGCTGCTGCTTCTTTCAGGTgcattttcccttttctcttctcatttcttttttctGTTTTCATTTGCTTTCTTTTCACGCCGTGTTTGGGTTTTAGGTTTAATCGTTGGGTTTTGAGGGTTTGAGATCCGTTGTGGAGGTATCTGCATTCTGTTTGCGTCCGAATCGAATCGAATTTctgttgttgtttttgtttttgttttaatttgtgAAACCCTTGGATTTCGGGTTTTGTGTATGTGTTTATGAATTTCTCTCGGAATTGGCTTGATCTGTTGATTAGGGTTTAGAAGAGGGGAAATggagtttttcttcttcttacagATTtgatttgagattatccttattTGTTCTTCTTTGTCTTGTTACTAATGGGGTTGATTGAAATTAGGTTTTGATTGAAACTAATAGATTGATATTGCAGTGATTTCTCAGATATTTCTGCCAATGGAGCTTGGTGATGCTCGTGGTGATTTGGGGGTGACtcggaagaggaagagaaatgATGGAGAAAACACCATGTTCAGCAACTTCTCTTTGGATGATCTcaatcaagacattcttgagaGGGTGCTTTCGAGGTTACCAACATCGGCATTCTTTCGCCTTTCTTCAGTGTGCAAAAGATGGAAATCGGTTGCGGCTTCTTCGAGTTTCAAGTCTGCGTGCTCCGACATTTCTGCGCGTGACCCCTGGTTTTTCATGGTTGATCCACATCTCAACCAATCGATCGTTTTCGATTCGACTGAGAATAATTGGAAGAAACTTAACTATCCAAACCTACTTCAGAATCGTCATCACTACTCGATGCCTGTTGCAGCCTCTGGTGGTTTGATCTGTTTTCGCAATTCATCGAGAAACTTCATCGTGTCCAATCCTTTAACAGGCTCCTGTAGTGAGCTTCCTCCAGTGGATCTTGACCAGAAAAATCAATCTCTTCATGCCATTGTGATGAGTGCAGACCCGGATGGTTGTAAGGGCTCTTACAAGCTTGTATTGGTCTATGGCCAAGTTCCAAAGCTTCGGTTCAAAGTTTACCGTTCAACCACGGGTTGCTGGGACGACGATGTTGCCTTGAGTAGAAAAGTTGATGATTCTATTGACTTCAACTTCAATGATGATACTGTTGTATACTTCCTGAGTCGGACAGGAAATGTAGTGTCCACAAACATGCAGAGAAGCCCATCCAAGCAATACTCGTCGGTCATTACGAACAAGAGTGGAGAGGATACAGTCTATTTCATTAGCTCCTCTGGGACTATCATGGCTTGTAATCTGAGCAAGAGATGCTTTGTAGAGTACCCCAGGCTCTTGCCTGTCTTTTCAGAGTACTCTATCGACCTTGTTGAGTGTCAAGGTGAGATGCTAGTTGTTATGTTGTCTGAATTTCTCGAAACTGCAAGCCTTAGAGTTTGGAGATACGACGAGGAAGCTCGAACTTGGCATCAAATTGCAGCATTGCCTCCTGCCATGTCGCACGAGTGGTATGGCAAGAAGGTCGACATTAACTGTGTTGGAGCTGGTGACCAAATACTCATATGCATGAACTCAAATGACCTTTATACATATCTACTCTGCGATCTCGTTGAGAATCAATGGACCGAATTGCCCAAATGCTATATGAATGGTGAAGCTGTGGAGTTTATGTCTGCCTTTTCATTTGAGCCTAGAATTGAGGCTTCTGTATGACATGAGAAGGAGATAACATCATTGACTTCAAATGGTTattaattgttattattattttttatatgaacAAATTGTCCTATAGCTGTTAGTTCTGTAAGCTTTCCTATTTGTTTTTGAATTCTTTGTCCTCTTAGCTGACTTAGCTAATGGAATTCAAGAAATTGAGAGTAGAAAAAGAGGGAGAGATGTAGATTCTTTCTTAATAACCTGCTGGTTTATATCCTATAAGTTTGTCAATTTTACTGTTCAGTCTGTAACTTTCTTTTGATTTTCAGTAGATAAAGGGTGTTTTTACATTTTACAGAGAAGGTAAATGCTTTACTTTTGTTGTAAAAATCTACTGTTCAGTTGAGAAGTTACCTCAACTCTGCTGTGCATTTGCTTTTGAGTTTCTCAGTTGTGAAACTTTGTTCCAATTGGATGAATTGCAGCATAAGGTTGTAACTTTACTCtgaaaatgtttcaaaaaaaaaaaaaaaaaactttattctgAAAAAGGTGCAGTATGAATAGGCAATCTCTGTATTGATGTCCTGTCAACAAACCACTCTTTCATAATTAGTTCATCTTAAAATTAGTTCATCTCATTAAACACTAAAATGATAGAAACTTACAATAATATCAATAGTTGATGAGTCGATAAGGGTTATGTAAATAATAGAGAATTCAAAGAGAATAAGCTCAAATTATGGTAGTGTGAGAATAGTCAATGCACATGAATTAGCCTAAATTCTTGTGAGATAAAAAGCAACtttattcaaaaattttaaaagtattatattataagtttagttATTGAGTTTCTAAATTATGTTAAATAGGtcttcaaacttttaattttgtgtctaataaattcttaaattttaagagGTTACAAGTTAATAGGTCCATAAAATTTTGTCTCATAGATCATAGGTCTAAAGATGTCCACTCCCCTACAAGGACCCACCCCAAATGGGATAAGGAATGGAGAGAGTGGGAAAAAAAACTTCTCCAAAAACTAAATGGGGACGGGGATGAA
This region includes:
- the LOC120087274 gene encoding F-box only protein 13, whose product is MELGDARGDLGVTRKRKRNDGENTMFSNFSLDDLNQDILERVLSRLPTSAFFRLSSVCKRWKSVAASSSFKSACSDISARDPWFFMVDPHLNQSIVFDSTENNWKKLNYPNLLQNRHHYSMPVAASGGLICFRNSSRNFIVSNPLTGSCSELPPVDLDQKNQSLHAIVMSADPDGCKGSYKLVLVYGQVPKLRFKVYRSTTGCWDDDVALSRKVDDSIDFNFNDDTVVYFLSRTGNVVSTNMQRSPSKQYSSVITNKSGEDTVYFISSSGTIMACNLSKRCFVEYPRLLPVFSEYSIDLVECQGEMLVVMLSEFLETASLRVWRYDEEARTWHQIAALPPAMSHEWYGKKVDINCVGAGDQILICMNSNDLYTYLLCDLVENQWTELPKCYMNGEAVEFMSAFSFEPRIEASV